Proteins co-encoded in one Zingiber officinale cultivar Zhangliang unplaced genomic scaffold, Zo_v1.1 ctg174, whole genome shotgun sequence genomic window:
- the LOC122036568 gene encoding protein HEAT STRESS TOLERANT DWD 1-like: MVRSIKSAKKIKRKNKGSKKGESSSVPSAPAKVWQPGVDALEEGEELQFDPSAYNHLRGFSIGWPCLSFDIVHDSLGLVRTEFPHTVYGVGGTQAKEASWNYIGIFKITNISGKKRELVPASTEGDDDMDSESSSDEDDDEDENGEASQPVLHLHKVAHQGGVNRIRSMIQKPHICATWGDTGHVQVWDISSHLNDLAESVSSSTVGGDNIHRLSPLVKFGGHKDEGYAIDWSPTVPGRLVSGDCNSCIHLWEPSETWNVDATPFAGHTASVEDLQWSPTEPDVFASCSVDGTVAIWDTRLGKSPALSVKAHNIDVNVISWNRLASCMIASGADDGTFSIRDLRLIKGDSLVAHFEYHKQPITSIEWCPHEASTLAVSSADNQLTIWDLSLERDEEEETEFKAKLKEQASAPQDLPPQLLFVHQGQKDPKELHWHTQIPGMIMSTAIDGFNVLMPANIENVLPPADA, encoded by the exons ATGGTGCGTAGCATCAAAAGCGCcaagaagatcaagaggaagaacaaG GGATCGAAAAAAGGAGAGTCTTCGTCTGTGCCCTCCGCACCGGCTAAG GTTTGGCAACCTGGTGTGGATGCATTAGAAGAAGGCGAGGAGCTTCAGTTTGATCCTTCCGCTTACAATCATCTACGTGGATTTAGTATTGGCTGGCCCTGTTTGAG CTTTGACATTGTCCATGATTCTCTGGGGTTGGTACGGACTGAATTTCCACATACAGTTTATGGTGTTGGCGGTACCCAG GCTAAGGAAGCATCATGGAATTATATTGGGATTTTCAAAATTACAAACATATCCGGAAAGAAGCGTGAGCTAGTTCCTGCTTCAACTGAAGGTGATGATGATATGGATAGTGAGAGTAGTAGTGATGAAGACGATGATGAAGACGAGAATGGTGAAGCTTCACAGCCTGTTCTACAT TTGCATAAGGTGGCTCACCAAGGGGGAGTAAACCGTATACGCTCAATGATTCAAAAACCTCATATATGTGCTACATGGGGTGATACTGGTCATGTTCAG GTTTGGGACATCAGTTCACATTTGAATGATCTAGCTGAATCTGTGTCCAGCTCAACTGTTGGAGGTGATAACATACATCGTCTGTCTCCTCTTGTAAAATTTGGTGGTCACAAGGATGAGGGCTATGCTATTGACTGGAGTCCTACTGTTCCTGGAAGACTCGTCTCTG GTGATTGCAACAGTTGTATTCACTTATGGGAACCTTCTGAAACATGGAACGTCGATGCCACTCCCTTTGCTGGGCATACTGCTAGTGTGGAGGATCTACAA TGGAGTCCAACGGAACCTGATGTTTTTGCTTCATGTTCGGTGGATGGAACTGTAGCAATATGGGATACCAGACTTGGAAAATCGCCCGCACTTTCAGTAAAGGCGCACAACATTGATGTTAATGTTATATCATGGAATCG GCTGGCAAGCTGTATGATTGCTTCTGGAGCTGATGATGGTACATTCTCCATCCGTGATCTTAGACTGATCAAG GGTGACTCactggtagcacattttgagtatCACAAGCAACCCATAACATCCATCGAATGGTGTCCACATGAAGCGTCTACTCTGGCTGTTTCGTCTGCCGACAATCAGTTGAC GATATGGGATCTTTCACTAGAAAgggacgaagaggaggaaacaGAATTCAAAGCCAAGCTGAAGGAGCAAGCAAGCGCGCCGCAGGACTTGCCTCCACAGCTTCTTTTCGTTCATCAG GGTCAAAAGGACCCGAAGGAGCTGCATTGGCACACACAGATTCCGGGAATGATCATGTCGACCGCCATTGATGGCTTCAATGTTTTGATGCCTGCAAATATCGAAAATGTTCTTCCTCCAGCTGATGCATAA